CGCGAGGCCGTGGGCGAACCGGCGCGAGTCGACGATTTCATCTCCGCCATTCGCGAGGAATTCGTCACATGGCGCGGGCTGCGGCTGCATCTGGATATCTATGAGTCGGCGCCCACCGATCCGGTACTGATCTTTCACGGCGGCATCGGTACCTACGTTCGCTTCTATGTCGCGATGTTGGCGCTGCTGAGCCGGCGTGGTTTCAATATCATCGCCGTCGACCGACCGGGTCACGGTTTTTCCGAGGGCAAAGTCGGCGATTGCACCGTGGAGGATGTGCGCGATTTCCTGCCGCTGGTCATCGAGAAAGCGGGCGAGTGGTTCAACGATCGCATCGGCATGTTCGGGTCGAGCCTCGGCGGGATCACGACGTTTTATCTACTGCCGGATGTCCGCGGCATTCGCTCGGCGCTTTGTCACAATTGGCTGCTGCCCGGCGAGTTGCCGGCCCCCAACAAGGGCTTGCTTCGCTCGGTGGCGAGACTGGGCGCCCGCCTGGTGCCGCGCGCTTCCGTGCCGATGAGTTTACTGCTCGATGAAGAGATGATCGCGGCCCTGTCCGTGACGCCCTTCGTGGAGGAGTATTTCCGTGCCTATCGCGACGATCCGGTTTTGTGCTCGACGCTGACGCTGCGATCGGTCGTGTCGTTTTTTGGTGGCTACCGCCCGTGGTGCTCCTTCCGGGA
The nucleotide sequence above comes from Candidatus Lernaella stagnicola. Encoded proteins:
- a CDS encoding alpha/beta fold hydrolase; the protein is MKRHDIEAKKQYARDAAKRFAAHVPGLREAVGEPARVDDFISAIREEFVTWRGLRLHLDIYESAPTDPVLIFHGGIGTYVRFYVAMLALLSRRGFNIIAVDRPGHGFSEGKVGDCTVEDVRDFLPLVIEKAGEWFNDRIGMFGSSLGGITTFYLLPDVRGIRSALCHNWLLPGELPAPNKGLLRSVARLGARLVPRASVPMSLLLDEEMIAALSVTPFVEEYFRAYRDDPVLCSTLTLRSVVSFFGGYRPWCSFREVEIPVLGLIGENDGMLPLDAGRRWWTAANLPHGELHVIPGAHHLLFHDHLAESLPVVADWFDRTLRQGKV